Proteins encoded by one window of Anguilla rostrata isolate EN2019 chromosome 9, ASM1855537v3, whole genome shotgun sequence:
- the sc5d gene encoding lathosterol oxidase produces MDLVLNVADQYFFTPYVYPASWPEDEALRQILGLLVVTNIGAAVLYLGLGCLSYYFIFDHNLMKHPQFLPNQVRREIKYAMSSLPCISIPTVALFFAEVRGYSKLYDRVDDFALGWPGLILSMVSFLFFTDMCIYWIHRFLHHRLIYKYFHKPHHVWKIPTPFASHAFHPVDGFLQGLPYHVYPFLFPLHKVLYLGLYVFVNIWTVSIHDGDYRVPSQLVEVINGSAHHTDHHLFFDYNYGQYFTLWDRIGGSYRYPSALQGKGPHDCIRKLLAQGKLSNDTNGHMDNSDKAQKHE; encoded by the exons ATGGATCTTGTCCTGAATGTTGCGGACCAGTACTTCTTTACTCCTTATGTGTACCCTGCCTCCTGGCCAGAGGATGAGGCTTTAAGGCAGATCCTTGGCCTGCTGGTGGTAACCAACATTGGGGCAGCTGTTTTATACCTGGGCCTGGGCTGTCTCAGCTACTACTTTATCTTTGACCATAACTTGATGAAACACCCTCAGTTTTTGCCG AACCAGGTACGAAGAGAGATTAAGTATGCCATGAGTTCTTTGCCCTGTATCAGCATACCCACGGTGGCCCTGTTCTTTGCTGAGGTCAGAGGATACAGCAAACTTTATGACCGTGTCGACGACTTTGCGCTTG GTTGGCCTGGATTGATTCTCAGTATGGTCTCCTTCTTGTTTTTTACTGACATGTGCATCTATTGGATCCACCGTTTTCTCCATCACAGGCTGATTTACAAG TACTTCCACAAGCCCCACCACGTGTGGAAAATCCCAACACCGTTTGCCAGCCATGCTTTCCACCCGGTGGATGGCTTCCTGCAGGGCCTTCCCTACCACGTCTACCCCTTCCTTTTCCCCCTGCACAAAGTTCTCTACCTGGGTCTGTACGTCTTTGTCAATATCTGGACCGTGTCCATCCACGACGGTGACTACCGGGTCCCCAGCCAGCTGGTGGAGGTCATCAATGGCTCCGCCCACCACACGGACCACCACCTCTTCTTTGACTACAACTATGGGCAGTACTTCACCCTGTGGGATCGAATTGGGGGCTCCTACAGGTACCCCTCGGCTCTCCAGGGCAAGGGACCCCACGACTGCATCAGGAAGCTTCTTGCGCAGGGAAAGCTTAGCAACGACACCAATGGTCACATGGACAACAGCGACAAAGCCCAGAAGCACGAGTAG
- the anapc13 gene encoding anaphase-promoting complex subunit 13, with translation MDSEVQRDGRVLDLTDDAWREDRLPYEDVTIPLSELPEAEQDNGGSTESVKEQEMKWSDLALQSLHENTPNSGN, from the exons ATGGACAGCGAAGTTCAGAGAGATGGAAGGGTCCTTGATCTCACCGATGATGCCTGGAGAGAGGACCGCTTGCCTTACGAGGATGTCACGATCCCACTG AGTGAACTCCCTGAAGCAGAGCAAGACAATGGTGGATCCACGGAATCAGTGaaagaacaggaaatgaaatggtcGGATTTAGCGCTACAAAGTCTCCATGAAAATACTCCAAATTCCGGAAACtaa